Proteins co-encoded in one Aspergillus flavus chromosome 2, complete sequence genomic window:
- a CDS encoding putative short-chain dehydrogenase: MNKTYHQQIPGANRGLGYETAKNLLLSGNYHIIIGSRDCSKGDAAADSLRTLPGIHGTVSTIQLDVTDDQSVDDAKARIESDFGHLDVLVNNAGIYLLNQEAVRDALRLTLETNVTGAASLTEALLPLLLKSTNPRLVFVSSSNGSMTYNLDPNSPHGGTHATEHRVAKAALNMLLVQYHMKLKSVKVLGADPGFCATDVIGDADALRRMGATEPEVGAQIIASVVKGEKDDQPGRVHGPQGIVPW, translated from the coding sequence ATGAACAAAACTTATCATCAACAAATTCCAGGCGCAAACCGGGGTCTCGGCTACGAGACAGCCAAAAATCTACTTCTGTCAGGCAACTACCACATTATCATCGGTAGTCGAGACTGCTCGAAGGGCGATGCAGCAGCCGACTCTCTCCGCACCCTGCCTGGCATCCACGGCACCGTGTCAACGATCCAGCTAGACGTAACGGACGATCAGTCCGTTGATGACGCAAAAGCACGTATTGAATCGGACTTCGGCCATCTGGACGTGCTCGTCAATAATGCAGGCATCTATCTCCTCAACCAAGAGGCTGTCCGTGATGCCCTGCGGCTTACTCTTGAGACCAACGTCACGGGTGCGGCAAGTCTGACAGAAGCGCTGCTTCCTCTACTCCTGAAGTCTACTAACCCCCGGTTGGTCTTTGTGAGCTCTTCCAATGGGTCAATGACATATAATCTCGATCCGAACTCCCCGCACGGTGGCACACATGCCACGGAACATCGCGTAGCCAAAGCTGCACTCAATATGTTACTAGTGCAGTACCatatgaagttgaagagcgTTAAAGTCCTGGGTGCGGATCCGGGATTCTGTGCAACTGATGTCATTGGAGATGCGGACGCGTTGCGCAGAATGGGCGCGACAGAGCCGGAGGTTGGGGCGCAGATTATCGCCTCGGTCGtgaaaggagagaaggatGACCAGCCGGGAAGGGTTCATGGCCCTCAGGGTATTGTACCGTGGTAA
- a CDS encoding apoptosis antagonizing transcription factor/protein transport protein, producing the protein MGPKSLAEQIAELEDPTPKDFDPEDLERGGSDSEDEGGRAADSSAGREHYQAVGKAKLRKQDPVDLGKQYAGARVSRDALDADSDDDPFKARSGDEEEGSEDEDEDEDMSDEGDEEQPQKSKAAQKKGHGARIVDDMRSDDSEEIGSDEDSEDFDEDDMDEMPSDGDEDEDEDEDEDEEDDDEEDDDDDDEEEEEEEESSARRVKFAKTAKSDDREELRRLMASDQKTITATISQAAKADAVKGKAVKQQRATFDALLNTRIKLQKGLTAINQLSVAAKEEEDLDGEAIKSAESAALALWSTLEDLRLALADAQTQDESKKRKRPSAVSPSTSTASLWKRMADLESDSVAHRRAILDKWSLKVRGSNATIPNSRGKLLGSAASGQQSITAVLDAQIASETDRAAKRARTANGNSTDEDQEPIYDDTIFYQSLLRDLVEQRMSSSDAITNGVDTLHIQLPSRGLSIHPVTGMRKDKVKRDVDTRASKGRKMRFDVHEKLQNFMAPEDRGTWTTHAREEFFASLLGKTASGMLREGDDEDASAAEESDSDREEGGLKLFRS; encoded by the exons ATGGGTCCCAAGTCTTTGGCGGAGCAAATTGCTGAATTGGAGGATCCGACTCCGAAAG ATTTCGATCCGGAGGATTTGGAGCGCGGTGGCTCTGATAGTGAGGATGAGGGTGGTCGCGCTGCCGATTCAAGTGCCGGGAGGGAACATTATCAGGCTGTTGG CAAGGCGAAGCTTCGCAAGCAGGACCCGGTTGATCTAGGGAAACAATATGCCGGTGCACGAGTTAGCAGAGATGCGCTCGATGCTGATAGCGATGACGATCCGTTCAAGGCCCGGTCtggcgatgaggaggagggtagcgaagatgaggatgaggacgaggacatgTCGGACGAGGGCGATGAGGAGCAACCGCAAAAATCGAAGGCAGCTCAGAAGAAGGGCCATGGCGCAAGGATTGTTGATGACATGAGATCGGATGACTCGGAGGAGATTGGAAGCGACGAGGATTCGGAAGATtttgacgaggatgatatggATGAGATGCCCTCTGACGgtgacgaagacgaagacgaagacgaggatgaagatgaagaggatgatgacgaggaggacgatgatgatgatgatgaggaggaggaggaggaggaggaatcTTCTGCTCGTCGTGTGAAGTTCGCAAAAACCGCAAAATCAGATGATCGGGAAGAGCTGCGCAGACTGATGGCTTCTGATCAGAAGACCATCACGGCCACCATATCCCAAGCTGCTAAAGCCGATGCGGTCAAAGGAAAGGCAGTTAAGCAGCAGCGTGCAACTTTCGATGCGCTCCTGAACACCCGTATCAAGCTGCAGAAGGGTCTCACCGCGATCAACCAGCTGTCCGTCGCagccaaagaagaggaggatctcGATGGGGAAGCTATCAAGTCCGCCGAATCCGCCGCCTTAGCTCTCTGGTCTACTCTCGAAGACCTGCGCCTTGCCCTCGCAGACGCGCAGACTCAAGACGaatcgaagaagaggaagcgaCCTTCCGCAGTTTCCCCAAGTACATCTACCGCTTCGTTGTGGAAGCGCATGGCGGATCTTGAGTCCGACTCGGTTGCCCACCGCCGAGCCATCCTTGATAAATGGTCGCTCAAGGTGCGCGGGTCTAACGCTACAATTCCTAACAGCCGTGGAAAACTCTTGGGCTCAGCCGCTAGCGGGCAACAGAGCATTACTGCTGTTCTAGATGCGCAGATTGCATCTGAAACTGATCGCGCTGCCAAGCGCGCGCGTACAGCGAATGGTAACTCTACTGATGAGGACCAAGAGCCTATCTACGACGATACCATCTTCTATCAGTCACTTCTCCGGGACCTCGTTGAGCAGCGCATGTCGTCGTCCGATGCTATCACCAACGGCGTCGATACATTGCATATTCAGCTGCCTTCTCGTGGTCTTTCTATTCACCCTGTGACCGGAATGCGCAAGGACAAAGTTAAGAGGGATGTGGATACACGTGCGTCGAAGGGACGGAAGATGCGCTTTGATGTCCATGAGAAGCTGCAGAACTTTATGGCACCAGAAGATCGAGGCACATGGACTACCCATGCCCGAGAGGAGTTCTTTGCTTCTCTCCTCGGAAAAACGGCAAGTGGGATGCTACGagagggtgatgatgaggatgctaGTGCTGCTGAAGAAAGTGACTCGGATCGTGAGGAGGGCGGATTGAAACTTTTCCGGAGTTAG
- a CDS encoding uncharacterized protein (unnamed protein product) encodes MATLIVSLLLTLLAREVLGLSPVRVSHELGPHLSPSALITGANTTAYPRWSEFDAPQPGVVVTVATEQDVARTVHYCTSNGIPFLAQNGGHGWANTFHLGTDGLLINIKQLNTIDFSDNKTEVTVGGGVEISEMIAAASKNGALVQTGNCNCVGALGATLGGGYGNLMGLMGLGVDNVLSLNVVMADGRLHTITPKDRDLWWAMLGAGPNFGIVTSAKLKAHPVAPSGQTAWFGQLIYTADKVEAVVEAIDNITLEPKMNLFLYYMNSGSPDYTPMLVVTPFYYGTEAEGRAAFATFLDLSPTEDTTTELQYPHWNDGAAGFCTKGGYKPAYTVGLARMNPSTWKEVWDEYVSYIAQNGTGSSLILMEAYSLEKARSVPESSTAFALRNKVNFNAVVIPWYYDTSLRSGAEAFGSKIRDLWRSTDELDSPATYINFAHGDEDLTSIYGANVDRLKAIKARVDPGDVFNQWFNL; translated from the exons ATGGCGACTTTAATTGTGTCCCTGCTTCTGACTCTTCTCGCCCGTGAGGTCCTTGGACTATCCCCGGTGCGTGTCTCCCATGAGCTGGGGCCTCACTTATCTCCATCAGCTTTGATTACTGGTGCAAACACAACTGCGTATCCGCGTTGGAGCGAGTTTGATGCTCCTCAGCCCGGAGTTGTGGTGACCGTGGCTACGGAGCAGGATGTAGCCAGAACA GTGCACTACTGCACGTCCAATGGCATTCCATTTCTGGCTCAAAATGGAGGACATGGCTGGGCAAATACATTCCACCTGGGAACGGACGGACTTCTGATCAATATTAAACAACTAAACACGATCGATTTTAGTGATAACAAGACGGAAGTCACGGTCGGGGGAGGAGTTGAGATCTCGGAGATGATTGCGGCTGCCTCCAAGAATGGTGCCCTCGTCCAGACTGGTAACTGTAACTGTGTTGGAGCTCTGGGTGCTACTTTAGGgggtggatatggaaaccTCATGGGTCTGATGGGCTTAGGAGTCGATAACGTCCTGTCGCTCAACGTGGTTATGGCCGATGGTCGCTTGCACACCATCACTCCCAAGGATCGGGATCTCTGGTGGGCGATGCTCGGTGCTGGCCCTAACTTTGGAATTGTCACGTCTGCAAAATTGAAAGCGCACCCAGTCGCACCTTCGGGCCAAACCGCCTGGTTTGGACAACTAATCTACACCGCAGACAAGGTCGAAGCTGTAGTGGAGGCCATCGACAACATCACTCTAGAGCCGAAAATGAATCTTTTCCTATACTACATGAATAGTGGCTCTCCGGACTACACACCTATGCTCGTTGTCACGCCATTTTACTACGGAACTGAGGCGGAAGGAAGAGCTGCATTCGCAACCTTCCTGGACCTTAGTCCGACGGAGGACACTACGACCGAACTTCAATACCCGCACTGGAATGATGGGGCGGCGGGATTCTGCACCAAGGGTGGGTATAAACCGGCATATACTGTTGGTCTTGCTCGGATGAACCCCAGCACCTGGAAAGAGGTTTGGGATGAGTATGTCTCGTATATTGCGCAGAATGGCACCGGCAGCAGCCTGATTCTCATGGAAGCATATTCTCTGGAGAAAGCTCGCTCCGTACCGGAGTCATCTACTGCCTTTGCATTGAGAAACAAGGTCAACTTCAATGCGGTTGTTATCCCATGGTACTATGATACCAGCCTTCGTTCGGGCGCCGAAGCGTTCGGCTCCAAGATTCGTGACCTCTGGCGCTCTACTGATGAGCTTGACTCCCCCGCCAC GTACATCAACTTCGCTCATGGGGATGAGGATTTGACCTCGATCTATGGTGCGAATGTGGACCGGCTCAAGGCTATCAAGGCGCGAGTGGATCCAGGAGATGTTTTCAATCAATGGTTTAATCTGTGA
- a CDS encoding iron-sulfur protein IND1 — translation MLRKRFFSTFRALQHDNPLGLPRSGTPPSFPRRRGLPEKRKIRDVKKIIAVSSAKGGVGKSTIAVNLALSFARRGIRTGILDTDIFGPSIPTLLNLSGEPRLDEKNCLLPLTNYGLKSMSMGYLLPQPTPSPEDPSTIPMDTTPISWRGLMVTKAMHQLLHSVSWGPLDVLFLDLPPGTGDVQLTIGQEIIVDGAVIVSTPQDIALRDAVRGFGMFQKMDIPVLGMVRNMAFFACPQCGHQTKIFSHGDKIDGSEHSHQAEDWGVVAECKRLGVEFLGDIPLDARVCEDADRGMPTVVAEESQDRSVRRKAFLDVAEKVAGKVGIEW, via the exons ATGTTGCGGAAGAGGTTTTTCTCAACCTTTCGTGCTTTGCAGCATGATAACCCACTA GGTCTTCCTCGCTCCGGCACGCCGCCCTCATTTCCTCGTCGCCGCGGGTTACCGGAGAAGCGCAAGATTCGcgatgtgaagaagattATCGCAGTTTCATCTGCTAAGGGTGGAGTAGGGAAATCTACAATTGCTG TAAACCTAGCACTATCATTCGCACGGCGCGGAATCAGAACAGGAATCCTCGACACTGACATCTTCGGCCCATCCATACCCACACTCCTCAACCTCTCAGGCGAACCCCGACTAGACGAAA AGAACTGCCTCCTCCCATTAACAAACTACGGCCTAAAATCAATGTCAATGGGCTACCTCCTCCCGCAACCGACGCCCTCCCCCGAAGACCCCTCCACAATCCCCATGGACACAACTCCCATCTCCTGGCGCGGTCTCATGGTCACGAAAGCAATGCATCAACTTCTCCACTCGGTCTCCTGGGGTCCCCTCGACGTTCTCTTCCTCGACCTTCCCCCCGGTACAGGCGACGTCCAATTAACGATTGGCCAGGAGATCATCGTTGACGGCGCGGTGATCGTGTCCACGCCGCAGGATATTGCTCTACGAGATGCAGTAAGGGGATTCGGGATGTTCCAGAAGATGGATATCCCCGTTCTAGGCATGGTGAGGAATATGGCGTTTTTCGCGTGCCCGCAGTGTGGGCATCAGACGAAGATCTTTTCACATGGTGATAAGATTGATGGGTCGGAGCATTCTCATCAAGCGGAGGATTGGGGTGTTGTGGCTGAGTGTAAGAGGCTGGGGGTTGAGTTTCTGGGGGATATTCCGCTTGATGCCAGGGTCTGCGAGGATGCCGATCGGGGCATGCCAACGGTTGTTGCGGAGGAGAGTCAGGATCGAAGCGTTAGAAGGAAGGCCTTTTTAGATGTTGCGGAGAAGGTCGCAGGGAAGGTTGGGATTGAATGGTGA